Below is a genomic region from Prochlorococcus marinus str. MIT 0918.
GAAAAATAATTTAATTTCCCCATAATTTTTTTCGGTTTTTAAAGACCATTCAGAGGGGATATGAAATATTGTTTTTTTTGAGGTTTCACAAATAGCAATAGCATTTTCTTTTACCCAGTCACCTTTTATAAGATTCTTAAGAACAGAAGAATATAAATTGAGTTTGAAAGGTGGATCTATATAAATTAGATCAAATTTATTTTGTTTTTGGTAGTTTTGCTTTAATAGATTTATTAAATATTTCTTAAAACCTAGTTTTAATAGTTTGTTTGCCTCTGAGTTGATAATATTTACATGCACATTGTGGTTCTCACTATTTGAAATGGATAAGATATTTTCTTTACAGGTTTTATAGTTTGTCTTGTTAAGTTCAACTGCTAGTATAGCTTTTGCTCCTTTTTGTATGGCTTCACAACTCATAATTCCACTACCACTAAAAAGATCAAGCCAATTAGCATCTTTAAGTTTTTCTTGAAGTATGTTCATTACAGCTTCTCTAACAATAGAGGTTGTAGGTCGTACTAATTTACCTGTAGGACTTTTAATTTTCCTGCCATTTATTAGCCTCAGTTGTGATTTCAATGTGAGTTAGTTATTAAGATCAGTTTTCAACCAAGATAGCCATTGTTTTAGCAATAATTCACCTGATTTGCCAGATTTTTCTGGATGAAATTGACATGCGGCTAATTTATTTCTCCAAATTATTGCTGTAACTTGTGTGCTTCCAAAATCAATTGTTGCTGCGATATCTTTTTTATTAGATGGCATTACTGCAAATGAATGTACAAAATACATCCATTGAGGATCGTTGTTTTTTGTAAATAAAGGGCAGTGTTTACTCTGGTTAAGTAAG
It encodes:
- the rsmD gene encoding 16S rRNA (guanine(966)-N(2))-methyltransferase RsmD, which encodes MKSQLRLINGRKIKSPTGKLVRPTTSIVREAVMNILQEKLKDANWLDLFSGSGIMSCEAIQKGAKAILAVELNKTNYKTCKENILSISNSENHNVHVNIINSEANKLLKLGFKKYLINLLKQNYQKQNKFDLIYIDPPFKLNLYSSVLKNLIKGDWVKENAIAICETSKKTIFHIPSEWSLKTEKNYGEIKLFFLTPNPE